A genomic segment from Euleptes europaea isolate rEulEur1 chromosome 17, rEulEur1.hap1, whole genome shotgun sequence encodes:
- the LOC130488685 gene encoding C-factor-like, which yields MEDFRIQSVLLTGSDRGIGLGLVQEFVKLPHPPQLLFATCRHPESLEGQVLKEMAARCSNGSRLVVLQLDVTDPHSIEAAAEEVEKYLAGRGLNLLINNAGIACETTLASETAQSMAAVYATNTIGPLQVCQAFLPLLKRAARRSNCLGMSCSKAAVINMSSSYGSISAVDEWEWHQDVGYRCSKAALNMLTRCQSLGYGPCGILCVSLHPGGVKTCLGAEKGVLTVDSSARGILEVLSRLSAKDNGTFLDWRGQTVPW from the exons ATGGAAGATTTCAGGATTCAGAGTGTGCTGTTGACTGGAAGCGACCGAGGGATTGGCCTGGGTTTGGTGCAGGAGTTTGTGAAGCTGCCGCATCCTCCTCAGCTCCTCTTTGCAACCTGCAGGCATCCTGAGAGCCTTGAAGGACAG GTGttaaaggaaatggctgccagaTGTTCAAATGGTTCACGCCTGGTTGTACTGCAACTGG ATGTCACAGATCCTCACAGTATCGAAGCAGCTGCTGAGGAAGTAGAAAAGTATCTCGCAGGACGTGGACTCAACCTGCTGATAAACAACGCCGGCATTGCTTGTGAAACCACTCTGGCTTCAGAGACGGCTCAGAGCATGGCAGCTGTGTACGCCACCAACACCATAGGGCCCTTGCAAGTGTGCCAG GCATTCCTGCCTTTGCTGAAAAGGGCTGCCCGGAGGAGCAACTGCCTGGGGATGAGCTGCAGTAAGGCAGCTGTCATTAATATGTCCAGCAGCTATGGCTCAATTTCAGCTGTCGACGAGTGGGAATGGCACCAAGACGTTGGCTACCGCTGCAGCAAG GCTGCTTTAAACATGCTCACCAGGTGTCAATCCCTGGGATATGGCCCCTGTGGGATCCTGTGTGTTTCACTCCATCCAGGAGGTGTGAAAACCTGTTTGGGAGCAGAGAAG ggggtatTGACCGTGGACAGCAGCGCAAGAGGAATCCTGGAGGTCCTTTCCAGACTCTCTGCTAAGGACAATGGGACATTTTTAGACTGGAGAGGACAAACAGTTCCATGGTGA